The following proteins are encoded in a genomic region of Stutzerimonas balearica DSM 6083:
- a CDS encoding KpsF/GutQ family sugar-phosphate isomerase: protein MPKQARLIESALRTISMEIEAVEQLKQRIDERFEHACRLILECKGRVVVVGMGKSGHIGNKIAATLASTGTAAFFVHPAEASHGDMGMITRDDVVLALSNSGTTSEIVTLLPLIKRLGITLISMTGQPESVLAKAAAVNLDASVAAEACPLNLAPTSSTTASLVLGDALAIALLEARGFTAEDFAFSHPGGALGRRLLLKVEHVMHSGARLPCVKRGTALRDALLEMTQKGLGMTVVLEDDGRLAGIFTDGDLRRTLDRGIDFQQALIDQVMTMHGKTATPDMLAAEALKIMEDHKINALVVVDDSDHPVGALNMHDLLRAGVL from the coding sequence ATGCCCAAGCAAGCCCGCCTGATCGAATCCGCCCTTCGCACCATCAGCATGGAAATCGAAGCAGTCGAACAGCTGAAGCAGCGCATCGACGAACGTTTCGAACATGCCTGCCGGCTGATCCTCGAGTGCAAGGGGCGCGTAGTGGTGGTAGGCATGGGTAAGTCCGGCCATATCGGCAACAAGATTGCCGCCACCCTGGCCAGCACGGGTACCGCCGCCTTTTTCGTCCATCCCGCCGAGGCCAGCCACGGCGACATGGGCATGATCACCCGTGATGACGTGGTCCTGGCCCTGTCGAACTCGGGCACCACCAGCGAGATCGTCACGCTGCTGCCGCTGATCAAGCGCCTGGGCATCACCCTGATCAGCATGACGGGGCAGCCCGAGTCGGTACTGGCCAAGGCCGCAGCCGTGAACCTCGACGCCAGCGTCGCGGCCGAGGCCTGTCCGCTCAACCTGGCGCCAACCTCCTCGACCACCGCGAGCCTGGTGCTCGGCGATGCGCTGGCCATCGCCCTGCTCGAGGCCCGTGGTTTCACCGCAGAAGACTTCGCTTTTTCCCATCCCGGCGGCGCGCTGGGCCGGCGACTCTTGCTGAAGGTCGAACATGTCATGCACAGCGGCGCCCGCTTGCCATGCGTCAAGCGCGGCACGGCGCTGCGCGACGCACTGCTGGAAATGACCCAGAAAGGCCTGGGCATGACCGTTGTCCTGGAAGACGACGGGCGCCTGGCCGGTATCTTCACCGACGGCGACCTGCGCCGCACACTGGACCGCGGCATCGATTTCCAGCAGGCGCTGATCGACCAGGTAATGACCATGCACGGCAAGACCGCTACGCCCGACATGCTGGCCGCCGAGGCGTTGAAGATCATGGAAGACCATAAGATCAACGCGCTTGTCGTGGTCGACGACAGCGACCACCCGGTTGGCGCACTGAACATGCACGACCTGCTGCGCGCCGGGGTACTGTGA
- the lptA gene encoding lipopolysaccharide transport periplasmic protein LptA: MSCVKTLPLLLGLSAYLLGSSAWALPEDRDQPIRVQADTAELDDRQGVAVYRGDVVITQGTMKITGDTVTITQNENGDVEVFTSIGKPAYYEQKPAVDKDIVKAYGLTIQYFAANERIVLIDQAKVVQEGNTFEGEKIVYDTRRQIVNAGRASNAEVTTPRPRVDMVIQPRKKDQPAEQAQ, encoded by the coding sequence ATGAGCTGCGTTAAGACCCTTCCCCTCCTGCTCGGTTTGAGCGCCTATCTGCTCGGCAGCTCCGCCTGGGCACTTCCCGAGGATCGCGATCAGCCGATTCGCGTGCAGGCCGATACCGCCGAACTGGATGACCGACAGGGCGTCGCGGTCTATCGCGGCGACGTGGTCATTACCCAGGGCACGATGAAGATCACTGGTGACACCGTCACCATCACCCAGAACGAGAATGGCGACGTCGAGGTATTCACCTCGATCGGCAAGCCCGCCTACTACGAGCAGAAGCCGGCGGTCGACAAGGACATCGTCAAGGCTTACGGCCTGACCATCCAGTACTTCGCCGCGAACGAGCGCATCGTGCTGATCGACCAGGCGAAGGTCGTCCAGGAAGGCAATACCTTCGAAGGCGAGAAGATCGTCTATGACACCCGCCGGCAGATCGTCAACGCGGGCCGCGCGAGCAATGCCGAAGTGACCACGCCGCGTCCGCGTGTCGACATGGTCATCCAGCCGCGCAAGAAGGATCAGCCAGCAGAGCAGGCGCAGTAA
- the lptB gene encoding LPS export ABC transporter ATP-binding protein: MAVLKAQHLAKSYKSRQVVRDVSLSIESGQIVGLLGPNGAGKTTCFYMIVGLVGADQGRVLIDQQDVTHLPMHGRARAGIGYLPQEASIFRKLSVADNIMAILETRKDLDRAGRQQALEALLQEFHISHICDSLGMSLSGGERRRVEIARALATSPKFILLDEPFAGVDPISVGDIKQIIHHLKAKGIGVLITDHNVRETLDICETAYIVNDGRLIAEGDAETILANQLVKEVYLGHEFRL, from the coding sequence ATGGCCGTACTCAAAGCGCAGCATCTGGCCAAGAGCTACAAGAGCCGCCAGGTCGTCCGTGACGTCAGCCTGTCCATCGAGAGCGGCCAGATCGTGGGCCTCCTTGGCCCCAACGGCGCAGGCAAGACCACCTGCTTCTACATGATCGTCGGCCTGGTCGGCGCCGACCAGGGACGCGTGCTGATCGATCAGCAGGACGTCACCCACCTGCCAATGCACGGCCGGGCGCGTGCCGGCATCGGCTACCTGCCCCAGGAAGCATCGATCTTTCGCAAGCTTTCGGTGGCCGACAACATCATGGCCATCCTCGAAACGCGCAAGGATCTCGACCGCGCCGGCCGCCAGCAGGCGCTCGAAGCGCTGCTGCAGGAATTTCATATCAGCCACATCTGCGACAGCCTCGGCATGAGCCTGTCCGGCGGCGAACGCCGACGCGTCGAAATCGCTCGCGCGCTGGCAACGTCGCCGAAGTTCATCCTGCTTGACGAACCCTTTGCCGGCGTGGACCCGATTTCGGTCGGCGACATCAAGCAGATCATCCACCATCTCAAGGCCAAGGGCATCGGCGTGCTGATAACCGATCACAATGTGCGCGAGACCCTGGATATCTGCGAGACGGCCTACATCGTCAACGATGGCCGACTGATCGCCGAAGGCGATGCCGAGACGATTCTGGCCAACCAGTTGGTCAAGGAAGTCTATCTGGGCCACGAATTCCGCCTGTGA
- a CDS encoding ATP-binding cassette domain-containing protein, which produces MSASNAYAVELKGVTFRRGERAIFDNVDIVIPRGKVTAIMGPSGCGKTTLLRLIAAQLMPSAGEVWVAGHNLPKLSRSELFDMRKQMGVLFQSGALFTDLDVFENVAFPLRVHTSLPEEMIRDIVLMKLQAVGLRGAVELMPDELSGGMKRRVALARAIALDPQILMYDEPFAGQDPIAMGVLVRLIRLLNDALGITSIVVSHDLAETASIADYIYVVGDGQVLGHGVPAELMESDNPRIRQFMQGAADGPVPFHFPAPSYAEDLLGGADA; this is translated from the coding sequence ATGAGCGCCAGCAATGCCTACGCCGTCGAGCTGAAGGGAGTGACCTTCAGGCGCGGTGAGAGGGCCATTTTCGATAACGTCGACATCGTTATTCCCAGAGGCAAGGTCACGGCCATCATGGGACCGTCCGGCTGTGGCAAGACAACGCTGCTGCGATTGATCGCGGCGCAGTTGATGCCCAGCGCCGGCGAGGTCTGGGTGGCCGGTCACAACCTTCCCAAGCTATCGCGCAGCGAACTGTTCGACATGCGCAAGCAGATGGGGGTGCTGTTCCAGAGCGGCGCGCTGTTCACCGATCTCGATGTCTTCGAGAACGTCGCTTTTCCGTTGCGCGTGCACACCAGCCTGCCCGAGGAGATGATCCGCGACATCGTGCTGATGAAGCTCCAGGCGGTCGGCCTGCGTGGCGCCGTCGAGCTGATGCCGGATGAGCTCTCCGGCGGCATGAAGCGTCGCGTGGCGCTTGCCCGCGCCATTGCGCTGGATCCCCAGATTCTGATGTACGACGAGCCATTCGCCGGCCAGGACCCGATCGCAATGGGTGTTCTGGTGCGGCTGATCCGCCTGCTCAACGATGCGCTGGGTATCACCAGCATCGTGGTTTCGCATGATCTGGCCGAGACGGCCAGCATTGCCGACTACATCTACGTGGTCGGCGACGGCCAGGTGCTTGGTCATGGTGTGCCGGCCGAACTGATGGAGTCGGATAACCCGCGTATCCGACAGTTCATGCAGGGCGCGGCCGATGGCCCCGTGCCTTTCCATTTCCCGGCGCCGTCCTATGCCGAAGATTTGCTCGGAGGTGCCGATGCGTAA
- the kdsC gene encoding 3-deoxy-manno-octulosonate-8-phosphatase KdsC translates to MQADLLERARQIRLAIFDVDGVLTDGRLYFLTDGSEFKTFNTLDGHGIKMLINSGVRTAIISGRKTPVVERRAQNLGIQHLYQGREDKLVVLDELLGELGLNYAQVAYLGDDLPDLPVIRRVGLGMAVASADPFVRQHAHGVTQARGGEGAAREFCELILQAQGNLEAAQAAYL, encoded by the coding sequence ATGCAAGCTGACCTGCTCGAACGCGCCCGCCAGATCCGCCTGGCCATTTTCGATGTCGATGGCGTACTGACCGATGGTCGCCTGTACTTTCTGACCGATGGCAGCGAGTTCAAGACCTTCAACACACTCGACGGCCACGGCATCAAGATGCTGATCAACTCCGGCGTGCGTACCGCGATCATCAGCGGCCGCAAGACACCGGTGGTCGAGCGCCGCGCGCAGAACCTGGGCATCCAGCATCTCTATCAGGGTCGCGAGGACAAACTCGTGGTACTCGATGAGCTGCTCGGCGAGCTGGGGCTGAACTATGCTCAGGTCGCCTACCTGGGCGACGACCTGCCGGATCTACCGGTGATTCGCCGCGTCGGCCTGGGCATGGCCGTGGCCAGTGCCGATCCCTTCGTGCGCCAACACGCGCATGGCGTGACCCAGGCGCGTGGCGGTGAAGGGGCAGCGCGCGAGTTCTGCGAGCTTATCCTCCAGGCACAGGGCAATCTCGAGGCGGCACAGGCCGCCTACCTATAG
- the rapZ gene encoding RNase adapter RapZ — MRLIIVSGRSGSGKSTALDVLEDNGFYCIDNLPAGLLPELAERALLHTELLQPQVAVSIDARNLPSQLRRFPELLQEVRGRHIQCDVLYLDADDETLLKRFSETRRRHPLTNETRSLAEAIRDEELLLTAIADHADLKVDTTHLNLYQLRDALKLRLLNKPEPGTAFLIESFGFKRGMPVDADLVFDVRCLPNPYWKAELRDFSGLDQPVIDYLAVQPDVEEMFQDIHAYLSKWLPRFAASNRAYVTVAIGCTGGHHRSVYLAERLGQALREPLKNLQVRHRDL; from the coding sequence ATGCGCCTGATCATCGTCAGCGGCCGCTCGGGGTCGGGGAAAAGCACGGCACTGGATGTACTCGAGGACAACGGCTTCTATTGCATCGACAACCTGCCGGCGGGACTTCTACCGGAACTCGCCGAGCGCGCCCTGCTACACACCGAACTGCTGCAACCGCAGGTCGCCGTCTCGATCGATGCGCGAAACCTGCCGAGCCAGCTCAGACGCTTCCCGGAGTTGCTGCAGGAAGTCCGGGGCAGGCACATTCAATGCGACGTCCTGTATCTGGACGCCGACGACGAAACCCTGCTCAAGCGCTTTTCCGAAACCCGCCGCCGTCACCCGCTGACGAACGAAACCCGCTCTTTGGCCGAAGCCATTCGCGATGAAGAGCTGTTGCTGACGGCGATCGCCGACCATGCCGACCTGAAGGTCGACACCACGCACCTGAACCTCTATCAGCTGCGCGATGCACTCAAGCTGCGACTGCTGAACAAGCCGGAGCCCGGTACCGCATTTCTGATCGAGTCGTTCGGGTTCAAGCGCGGAATGCCGGTCGACGCCGACCTGGTGTTCGACGTTCGCTGCCTGCCCAACCCGTACTGGAAGGCGGAGCTGCGCGACTTTTCCGGCCTCGACCAGCCGGTGATCGACTACCTGGCCGTCCAGCCCGATGTCGAGGAAATGTTCCAGGACATCCACGCCTACCTGAGCAAATGGCTGCCACGCTTCGCCGCCAGCAACCGGGCCTACGTCACCGTGGCGATCGGCTGCACCGGCGGCCACCACCGCTCGGTCTATCTGGCCGAGCGTCTCGGACAGGCGCTACGGGAGCCTCTCAAGAATCTTCAGGTTCGCCATCGCGACCTCTAG
- the mlaE gene encoding lipid asymmetry maintenance ABC transporter permease subunit MlaE: MRKRSMAEQVRLLGRAGMDVVAALGRSSLFLGHVLLGRSGLRNGFGLLVRQLYFVGVLSLAIVVVSGLFIGMVLALQGYNILTSYGSEQAVGQMIALTLLRELGPVVTALLFAGRAGSALTAEIGNMKSTEQLSSLEMIGVDPLKYVIAPRLWAGFISLPLLTLIFNVVGIWGGAMVAVDWLGVYEGSFWANMQNSVDFHSDVFNGIVKSVVFALVVTWIAVFQGYDCEPTSEGISRATTRTVVYASLAVLGLDFILTALMFGDL, encoded by the coding sequence ATGCGTAAGCGCTCGATGGCCGAGCAGGTTCGCCTGCTCGGTCGTGCCGGTATGGACGTGGTGGCCGCGCTTGGGCGCTCGAGCCTGTTTCTCGGGCATGTGCTCCTGGGGCGCAGCGGGTTGCGCAACGGCTTCGGCCTGCTGGTGCGTCAGTTGTACTTCGTGGGTGTGCTTTCGCTGGCGATCGTGGTGGTTTCCGGGCTGTTCATCGGCATGGTGCTGGCCCTGCAGGGGTACAACATCCTGACCAGTTACGGGTCCGAGCAGGCTGTCGGCCAGATGATCGCGCTGACGCTCCTGCGCGAGCTCGGGCCTGTGGTTACCGCGCTACTGTTCGCCGGGCGTGCCGGCTCGGCGCTGACAGCCGAGATCGGCAACATGAAGTCGACCGAACAGCTTTCCAGCCTGGAGATGATCGGCGTCGATCCGCTGAAGTATGTAATTGCTCCGCGGCTCTGGGCCGGCTTCATTTCCCTGCCGCTGTTGACGTTGATCTTCAACGTGGTCGGCATCTGGGGAGGAGCCATGGTCGCCGTGGACTGGCTGGGAGTCTATGAGGGGTCCTTCTGGGCGAACATGCAGAACAGCGTCGACTTTCACTCCGACGTGTTCAACGGCATCGTCAAGAGCGTGGTCTTCGCCCTCGTGGTGACTTGGATCGCGGTATTCCAGGGTTATGACTGCGAGCCCACTTCGGAGGGTATCAGTCGCGCCACGACGCGCACTGTCGTCTATGCCTCGCTGGCCGTTCTCGGGCTGGATTTCATTCTGACCGCATTGATGTTTGGAGATCTCTGA
- a CDS encoding RNA polymerase factor sigma-54, producing MKPSLVLKMGQQLTMTPQLQQAIRLLQLSTLDLQQEIQEALDSNPMLEREEDGDDYDGADPMAEASEAGSSTGDNDQPALDSRYEETSHSAESLDDNEWSERIPSELPVDTAWEDIYQTSASSLPASDDDEWDFTTRTPTGLSLQAHLLWQLNLTPMSDTDRLIATSIIDGINDQGYLEESLEDILASIDPELDVEMDEIEVVLHRVQQFEPAGIGARDLRECLLLQLRQLPSNTAWLAEAQRLVSDYLDVLGNRDYSALMRRMKLKEDELRQVIELVQSLNPRPGSQIEASEPEYVVPDVIVRKHNGRWLVELNQEAMPRLRVNPQYAGFVKRADTSADNTFMRNQLQEARWFIKSLLSRNETLMKVATQIVEHQRGFLEHGEEAMKPLVLHDIAEAVGMHESTISRVTTQKYMHTPRGIYELKYFFSSHVSTTEGGECSSTAIRAIIKKLVAAENPKKPLSDSKIAGLLEAQGIQVARRTVAKYRESLGIAPSSERKRL from the coding sequence ATGAAACCATCGCTAGTCCTGAAGATGGGCCAGCAGCTGACCATGACGCCTCAGCTGCAACAAGCCATTCGATTGCTCCAGCTTTCAACGCTGGATCTGCAACAGGAAATCCAGGAGGCCCTGGATTCTAACCCGATGCTCGAGCGCGAGGAGGACGGCGACGACTACGACGGCGCCGACCCGATGGCCGAAGCCAGCGAAGCGGGGAGCAGCACCGGAGACAACGACCAGCCTGCTCTCGACAGCCGCTACGAAGAGACCAGCCACTCGGCCGAGAGCCTGGACGATAACGAATGGAGCGAGCGAATTCCCAGCGAGCTGCCTGTCGATACCGCCTGGGAAGATATCTACCAGACCAGCGCCAGCAGCCTGCCGGCCAGCGACGATGACGAGTGGGATTTCACCACGCGCACCCCGACGGGCCTCAGCCTTCAGGCCCACCTGCTCTGGCAGCTCAATCTCACGCCGATGAGCGATACCGATCGCCTGATCGCCACCTCGATCATCGACGGCATCAACGACCAGGGTTATCTGGAAGAGAGCCTGGAAGACATTCTCGCGTCGATCGACCCCGAACTCGATGTGGAGATGGACGAGATCGAGGTCGTTCTGCACCGCGTACAGCAGTTCGAGCCTGCCGGTATCGGGGCCCGCGATCTGCGCGAATGCCTGCTGCTGCAGTTGCGCCAGCTGCCGTCGAACACCGCCTGGCTTGCCGAAGCGCAACGCCTGGTCAGCGACTACCTCGACGTGCTCGGCAACCGCGACTACAGCGCTCTAATGCGTCGCATGAAGCTCAAGGAAGACGAGCTGCGCCAGGTCATCGAACTCGTGCAATCTCTCAACCCCAGGCCCGGCTCGCAGATCGAAGCCAGCGAACCGGAGTATGTCGTCCCGGATGTCATCGTGCGCAAGCACAACGGCCGCTGGCTGGTCGAGCTCAATCAGGAAGCCATGCCGCGCCTGCGCGTCAATCCGCAGTACGCCGGCTTCGTCAAGCGAGCCGATACGAGCGCCGACAACACGTTCATGCGAAATCAGCTGCAGGAGGCGCGCTGGTTCATCAAGAGCCTGCTGAGCCGCAACGAGACCCTGATGAAAGTGGCGACCCAGATCGTCGAGCATCAGCGCGGTTTTCTCGAGCACGGCGAAGAGGCAATGAAGCCCCTGGTCCTGCATGACATCGCCGAAGCCGTCGGCATGCACGAGTCGACCATTTCGCGCGTCACGACACAGAAATACATGCATACGCCGCGCGGCATCTACGAGCTCAAGTACTTTTTCTCCAGCCACGTAAGCACAACCGAAGGCGGCGAATGCTCGTCGACGGCGATCCGCGCGATCATCAAGAAACTGGTTGCCGCGGAAAACCCGAAAAAGCCATTGAGCGACAGCAAGATCGCTGGTTTACTGGAGGCACAAGGCATTCAGGTAGCGCGTCGTACCGTGGCGAAATATCGCGAATCACTGGGCATCGCGCCGTCAAGTGAGCGAAAGCGACTGTAG
- the lptC gene encoding LPS export ABC transporter periplasmic protein LptC, producing the protein MLQKLRFPLLLGVIAALLVAVGYWNIRPESFMQEPVQATSTEPSIDFYVVNARTVQYQPGGKRHYELRSERMEHIKASDVSLLTRPDLLAYRGTELPWHVRSERGEVSPGGEQVELIDDVVVERTDAKGRPTVVTTSRMTVWPEKDYAETRQAVRIDAANGVTTANGMKAYLDDGRMLLLSNVRGQHELR; encoded by the coding sequence ATGCTGCAAAAGCTGCGCTTCCCGCTGTTGCTGGGCGTCATCGCCGCGCTGCTGGTGGCCGTGGGCTACTGGAACATCCGCCCGGAGAGTTTCATGCAGGAGCCTGTGCAGGCGACCTCGACAGAGCCGAGCATCGACTTCTACGTGGTCAACGCGCGCACCGTGCAGTATCAGCCGGGCGGCAAGCGCCACTACGAACTACGCAGCGAGCGCATGGAACACATCAAGGCGAGCGACGTCAGCCTGCTTACCCGTCCCGACCTGCTGGCCTATCGCGGCACGGAGCTTCCGTGGCACGTGCGCAGCGAGCGAGGCGAAGTGTCACCAGGCGGCGAACAGGTCGAACTCATCGATGACGTGGTCGTCGAGCGCACCGACGCCAAGGGACGCCCGACCGTCGTGACCACCAGCCGCATGACGGTGTGGCCGGAGAAGGATTACGCCGAAACCCGCCAAGCCGTTAGAATCGACGCCGCCAACGGTGTTACCACCGCCAATGGAATGAAAGCGTACCTGGATGACGGCAGGATGCTCCTGCTGTCCAACGTAAGAGGCCAGCATGAGCTGCGTTAA
- the ptsN gene encoding PTS IIA-like nitrogen regulatory protein PtsN: MIRLESILTPGRSLVNVPGGSKKRVLEQIAKVVAQDIPDLDSQTIFESLVAREKLGSTGFGNGIAIPHCRMAGCTSPVSAVLRLDAPVDFDAIDGEPVDLLFVLLVPEAATDEHLELLRQIASMLDREDVRARLRQAQTSESLYQVVVDVQSGA; this comes from the coding sequence ATGATCCGACTCGAAAGCATCCTGACCCCCGGACGTTCGCTGGTGAACGTCCCGGGCGGCAGCAAGAAACGCGTACTCGAACAGATCGCCAAGGTGGTCGCCCAGGATATTCCGGACCTGGATTCGCAGACCATCTTCGAAAGCCTGGTGGCTCGCGAAAAGCTCGGATCCACGGGCTTCGGCAACGGCATTGCCATTCCTCACTGTCGCATGGCCGGCTGCACCTCGCCGGTCAGTGCGGTATTGCGCCTCGATGCACCGGTAGACTTCGACGCGATCGACGGCGAGCCGGTCGATCTCCTGTTCGTTCTGCTTGTGCCCGAGGCTGCGACCGACGAGCATCTCGAGCTGCTGCGCCAGATCGCCAGCATGCTGGACCGGGAGGACGTCCGCGCGCGCCTGCGCCAAGCGCAGACCAGCGAAAGCCTCTATCAGGTGGTCGTCGACGTTCAGAGCGGGGCCTGA
- a CDS encoding HPr family phosphocarrier protein, with amino-acid sequence MPTREITIINKLGLHARAAAKFVGVATRFPCNVRIGRDAASLVDGKNIMAVMMLAAGKGTTVHLSTEGEQDQDAMSALVALIEDYFEEGE; translated from the coding sequence ATGCCCACGCGCGAAATCACCATCATCAACAAGCTCGGCCTGCACGCGCGTGCCGCGGCCAAGTTCGTCGGCGTGGCGACACGCTTCCCCTGCAACGTGCGCATCGGTCGTGACGCCGCCAGCCTGGTGGACGGCAAGAACATCATGGCGGTCATGATGCTGGCCGCCGGCAAGGGCACCACCGTACATTTGAGTACCGAGGGCGAGCAGGACCAGGATGCGATGAGCGCGCTGGTCGCACTCATCGAGGATTACTTCGAAGAAGGCGAGTAG
- the hpf gene encoding ribosome hibernation-promoting factor, HPF/YfiA family: protein MQINISGLHLEVTDALRSYVEEKFERLSRHFDRIISVQVFLQVEKLKQKAEGTLHIAGREVVANAEHEDMYAAIDLLVDKLDRQLIKHKEKQLDHSQGVVAR from the coding sequence ATGCAAATCAACATCAGCGGTCTTCATCTGGAAGTGACTGATGCCCTGCGCAGCTATGTCGAGGAGAAGTTCGAGCGGCTTTCGCGCCACTTCGACCGCATCATCAGCGTTCAGGTGTTCCTGCAGGTTGAAAAGCTCAAGCAGAAAGCCGAAGGCACGCTGCATATCGCCGGGCGCGAGGTTGTGGCCAATGCCGAACACGAAGACATGTATGCCGCCATCGACCTGCTGGTCGACAAGCTTGATCGTCAGCTGATCAAGCACAAGGAAAAGCAGCTCGACCACTCCCAGGGCGTCGTTGCCCGCTAA